In a single window of the Zea mays cultivar B73 chromosome 5, Zm-B73-REFERENCE-NAM-5.0, whole genome shotgun sequence genome:
- the LOC542114 gene encoding Chloride channel protein CLC-c (The RefSeq protein has 2 substitutions compared to this genomic sequence) produces the protein MDGSGAGGPPPWSAHHNGSSEALLRYDDGGADHGSTQQPLLRKRTVNTTSQIAIVGANVCPIESLDYEVVENDLFKQDWRSRKKKQIFQYIVLKWSLVLLIGLLTGFVGFFNNLAVENIAGFKLLLTSDLMLKGRYIRAFFVYGGCNLVLAAAAAAICAYIAPAAAGSGIPEVKAYLNGVDAYSILAPSTLFVKIFGSILGVSAGFVLGKEGPMVHTGACIANLLGQGGSRKYHLTCNWLRYFKNDRDRRDLITCGSAAGVAAAFRAPVGGVLFALEEAASWWRSALLWRTFFTTAVVAVVLRGLIEFCRSGKCGLFGQGGLIMFDLSSTVAVYSTPDLIAIIVLGIIGGIFGGLFNYLLDKILRVYSIINERGAPFKILLTITISIITSMCSYGLPWLAACTPCPVDAVEQCPTVGRSGNYKNFQCPPGHYNGLASLFFNTNDDAIRNLFSNGTSTEFQMSSLFIFFTAIYCLGLVTYGIAVPSGLFIPVILAGATYGRIVGTLLGSISDLDPGLFALLGAASFLGGTMRMTVSVCVILLELTNDLPMLPLVMLVLLISKTIADSFNKGVYDQIVVMKGLPYMEAHAEPYMRHLVAGDVVSGPLITFSGVEKVGNIVHALRLTGHNGFPVIDEPPITETPELVGLVTRSHLLVLLNSKNFMKGRVKTSGSFVLRRFGAFDFAKPGSGKGLKIEDLDFTDEEMDMYVDLHPITNTSPYTVVETMSLAKAAILFRELGLRHLLVVPKTPDRPPIVGILTRHDFMPEHIHSLFPNLNPHKYHSASMAG, from the exons ATGGACGGCTCCGGGGCCGGGGGCCCGCCGCCGTGGAGCGCGCACCACAACGGCTCCTCCGAGGCCCTGCTCCGCTACGACGACGGCGGCGCCGACCGCGGGAGCACGCAACAGCCGCTGCTGCGGAAGCGCACCGTGAACACGACCTCGCAGATCGCTATCGTCGGTGCCAACGTCTGCCCCATCGAGAGCTTGGACTACGA AGTCGTGGAGAATGACCTTTTCAAGCAGGACTggcgatcaagaaagaagaagcagATATTTCAGTACATCGTACTCAAGTGGAGCTTGGTGCTCCTTATTGGCCTATTAACTGGATTTGTCGGCTTCTTCAACAATCTTGCAGTTGAGAACATTGCTGGATTCAAATTGCTGCTCACGAGCGATCTTATGCTCAAGGGGAG GTATATTAGAGCATTTTTTGTGTATGGAGGTTGCAATTTAGTTttggcagcagctgcagcagcaatCTGTGCTTATATTGCACCTGCTGCTGCTGGGTCTGGTATTCCTGAAGTCAAAGCTTATCTTAATGGGGTTGATGCCTATTCTATATTAGCTCCTAGCACACTCTTTGTTAAG ATTTTTGGTTCAATACTTGGAGTTTCAGCTGGATTCGTGCTAGGAAAGGAAGGGCCCATGGTACAtacaggggcatgcattgccaacTTGCTTGGTCAGGGTGGATCACGCAAGTATCATCTTACTTGTAACTGGCTACGCTACTTTAAGAATGACAGAGACAGGAGAGATTTGATCACATGTGGATCTGCAGCTGGTGTGGCGGCTGCCTTCCGTGCACCTGTTGGCGGTGTTCTGTTTGCTCTTGAAGAAGCAGCATCATG GTGGCGAAGTGCTCTTTTGTGGAGAACATTCTTTACAACTGCTGTTGTTGCGGTGGTATTGAGGGGGCTGATTGAGTTCTGTCGTAGTGGAAAATGTGGTCTCTTTGGGCAAGGTGGATTGATCATGTTTGATCTCAGTTCAACTGTTGCAGTCTACAGTACTCCAGATCTAATTGCAATTATAGTCCTTGGGATAATTGGTGGAATCTTTGGAGGCCTCTTCAACTATCTGTTGGACAAGATCCTCCGAGTTTATAGTATTATCAACGA GAGAGGTGCTCCATTCAAGATCCTTCTCACTATAACAATATCAATAATCACATCAATGTGTTCCTATGGTCTTCCTTGGCTTGCTGCATGCACTCCATGCCCTGTTGATGCTGTGGAGCAGTGTCCCACTGTTGGCCGCTCCGGAAATTATAAGAACTTCCAATGCCCACCAGGACATTACAATGGTCTTGCATCACTCTTCTTCAACACAAATGATGATGCCATCCGCAATCTCTTCAGCAACGGCACATCGACTGAGTTCCAAATGTCATCTCTTTTCATCTTCTTCACTGCTATTTACTGCCTTGGACTAGTGACTTACGGTATTGCTGTCCCATCTGGTCTCTTTATCCCTGTTATTCTTGCTGGAGCCACGTATGGGCGCATAGTGGGAACTCTTCTTGGATCCATATCTGATCTTGATCCTGGCCTTTTTGCCCTACTTGGCGCAGCATCTTTTCTTGGTGGGACAATGAGAATGACTGTGTCAGTCTGTGTGATCCTTCTAGAGCTCACCAACGATCTCCCCATGCTCCCTTTAGTCATGCTTGTTCTTCTCATATCCAAGACCATAGCAGATAGCTTTAACAAGGGAGTTTATGATCAGATAGTGGTGATGAAAGGCTTGCCGTACATGGAGGCTCATGCTGAACCATACATGAGGCACTTGGTTGCTGGTGATGTGGTGTCTGGCCCACTAATCACCTTTTCTGGGGTTGAGAAGGTGGGGAACATTGTTCATGCATTAAGGTTAACGGGCCACAATGGTTTCCCTGTGCTTGATGAGCCACCCATAACGGAAACCCCGGAACTGGTTGGGCTTGTGACTAGGTCTCATTTATTAGTTTTGCTGAACAGCAAGAATTTCATGAAGGGACGGGTTAAAACTAGTGGTAGCTTCGTTCTGCGAAGATTTGGTGCATTTGACTTTGCGAAACCAGGTTCAGGTAAAGGTTTGAAAATTGAGGACCTGGATTTCACTGATGAGGAGATGGACATGTATGTGGATCTCCACCCGATCACAAATACATCACCTTACACAGTGGTTGAGACGATGTCACTGGCAAAAGCAGCAATCCTTTTCCGGGAACTTGGTTTGAGGCACCTTTTGGTTGTGCCAAAGACACCAGAC AGGCCTCCCATAGTCGGGATTCTCACAAGGCATGACTTCATGCCTGAGCACATTCACAGTCTGTTCCCAAACCTCAATCCTCACAAGTACCATTCAGCATCAATGGCAGGTTGA
- the LOC542114 gene encoding chloride channel protein CLC-c isoform X1 yields MGYFIIRLYGGQTIKPDWIRRVYGPLALLGHCVIQETVKARQSQHQTSREHRSRARRPMDMDGNSPRRPPRRPEREGSYGYDIESMDGSGAGGPPPWSAHHNGSSEALLRYDDGGADRGSTQQPLLRKRTVNTTSQIAIVGANVCPIESLDYEVVENDLFKQDWRSRKKKQIFQYIVLKWSLVLLIGLLTGFVGFFNNLAVENIAGFKLLLTSDLMLKGRYIRAFFVYGGCNLVLAAAAAAICAYIAPAAAGSGIPEVKAYLNGVDAYSILAPSTLFVKIFGSILGVSAGFVLGKEGPMVHTGACIANLLGQGGSRKYHLTCNWLRYFKNDRDRRDLITCGSAAGVAAAFRAPVGGVLFALEEAASWWRSALLWRTFFTTAVVAVVLRGLIEFCRSGKCGLFGQGGLIMFDLSSTVAVYSTPDLIAIIVLGIIGGIFGGLFNYLLDKILRVYSIINERGAPFKILLTITISIITSMCSYGLPWLAACTPCPVDAVEQCPTVGRSGNYKNFQCPPGHYNGLASLFFNTNDDAIRNLFSNGTSTEFQMSSLFIFFTAIYCLGLVTYGIAVPSGLFIPVILAGATYGRIVGTLLGSISDLDPGLFALLGAASFLGGTMRMTVSVCVILLELTNDLPMLPLVMLVLLISKTIADSFNKGVYDQIVVMKGLPYMEAHAEPYMRHLVAGDVVSGPLITFSGVEKVGNIVHALRLTGHNGFPVLDEPPITETPELVGLVTRSHLLVLLNSKNFMKGRVKTSGSFVLRRFGAFDFAKPGSGKGLKIEDLDFTDEEMDMYVDLHPITNTSPYTVVETMSLAKAAILFRELGLRHLLVVPKTPDRPPIVGILTRHDFMPEHIHSLFPNLNPHKYHSASMAG; encoded by the exons ATGGGATATTTCATCATACGTTTATATGGGGGACAAACAATAAAGCCAGACTGGATCCGACGTGTCTACGGGCCATTG GCTCTGCTCGGACATTGCGTAATCCAAGAGACCGTCAAGGCAAGGCAAAGCCAACACCAGACGAGTCGAGAACACCGCAGCAGAGCGCGGCGTCCAATGGACATGGACGGCAACTCCCCGCGGCGGCCTCCCCGCCGGCCTGAGCGGGAGGGGAGCTACGGCTACGACATCGAGAGCATGGACGGCTCCGGGGCCGGGGGCCCGCCGCCGTGGAGCGCGCACCACAACGGCTCCTCCGAGGCCCTGCTCCGCTACGACGACGGCGGCGCCGACCGCGGGAGCACGCAACAGCCGCTGCTGCGGAAGCGCACCGTGAACACGACCTCGCAGATCGCTATCGTCGGTGCCAACGTCTGCCCCATCGAGAGCTTGGACTACGA AGTCGTGGAGAATGACCTTTTCAAGCAGGACTggcgatcaagaaagaagaagcagATATTTCAGTACATCGTACTCAAGTGGAGCTTGGTGCTCCTTATTGGCCTATTAACTGGATTTGTCGGCTTCTTCAACAATCTTGCAGTTGAGAACATTGCTGGATTCAAATTGCTGCTCACGAGCGATCTTATGCTCAAGGGGAG GTATATTAGAGCATTTTTTGTGTATGGAGGTTGCAATTTAGTTttggcagcagctgcagcagcaatCTGTGCTTATATTGCACCTGCTGCTGCTGGGTCTGGTATTCCTGAAGTCAAAGCTTATCTTAATGGGGTTGATGCCTATTCTATATTAGCTCCTAGCACACTCTTTGTTAAG ATTTTTGGTTCAATACTTGGAGTTTCAGCTGGATTCGTGCTAGGAAAGGAAGGGCCCATGGTACAtacaggggcatgcattgccaacTTGCTTGGTCAGGGTGGATCACGCAAGTATCATCTTACTTGTAACTGGCTACGCTACTTTAAGAATGACAGAGACAGGAGAGATTTGATCACATGTGGATCTGCAGCTGGTGTGGCGGCTGCCTTCCGTGCACCTGTTGGCGGTGTTCTGTTTGCTCTTGAAGAAGCAGCATCATG GTGGCGAAGTGCTCTTTTGTGGAGAACATTCTTTACAACTGCTGTTGTTGCGGTGGTATTGAGGGGGCTGATTGAGTTCTGTCGTAGTGGAAAATGTGGTCTCTTTGGGCAAGGTGGATTGATCATGTTTGATCTCAGTTCAACTGTTGCAGTCTACAGTACTCCAGATCTAATTGCAATTATAGTCCTTGGGATAATTGGTGGAATCTTTGGAGGCCTCTTCAACTATCTGTTGGACAAGATCCTCCGAGTTTATAGTATTATCAACGA GAGAGGTGCTCCATTCAAGATCCTTCTCACTATAACAATATCAATAATCACATCAATGTGTTCCTATGGTCTTCCTTGGCTTGCTGCATGCACTCCATGCCCTGTTGATGCTGTGGAGCAGTGTCCCACTGTTGGCCGCTCCGGAAATTATAAGAACTTCCAATGCCCACCAGGACATTACAATGGTCTTGCATCACTCTTCTTCAACACAAATGATGATGCCATCCGCAATCTCTTCAGCAACGGCACATCGACTGAGTTCCAAATGTCATCTCTTTTCATCTTCTTCACTGCTATTTACTGCCTTGGACTAGTGACTTACGGTATTGCTGTCCCATCTGGTCTCTTTATCCCTGTTATTCTTGCTGGAGCCACGTATGGGCGCATAGTGGGAACTCTTCTTGGATCCATATCTGATCTTGATCCTGGCCTTTTTGCCCTACTTGGCGCAGCATCTTTTCTTGGTGGGACAATGAGAATGACTGTGTCAGTCTGTGTGATCCTTCTAGAGCTCACCAACGATCTCCCCATGCTCCCTTTAGTCATGCTTGTTCTTCTCATATCCAAGACCATAGCAGATAGCTTTAACAAGGGAGTTTATGATCAGATAGTGGTGATGAAAGGCTTGCCGTACATGGAGGCTCATGCTGAACCATACATGAGGCACTTGGTTGCTGGTGATGTGGTGTCTGGCCCACTAATCACCTTTTCTGGGGTTGAGAAGGTGGGGAACATTGTTCATGCATTAAGGTTAACGGGCCACAATGGTTTCCCTGTGCTTGATGAGCCACCCATAACGGAAACCCCGGAACTGGTTGGGCTTGTGACTAGGTCTCATTTATTAGTTTTGCTGAACAGCAAGAATTTCATGAAGGGACGGGTTAAAACTAGTGGTAGCTTCGTTCTGCGAAGATTTGGTGCATTTGACTTTGCGAAACCAGGTTCAGGTAAAGGTTTGAAAATTGAGGACCTGGATTTCACTGATGAGGAGATGGACATGTATGTGGATCTCCACCCGATCACAAATACATCACCTTACACAGTGGTTGAGACGATGTCACTGGCAAAAGCAGCAATCCTTTTCCGGGAACTTGGTTTGAGGCACCTTTTGGTTGTGCCAAAGACACCAGAC AGGCCTCCCATAGTCGGGATTCTCACAAGGCATGACTTCATGCCTGAGCACATTCACAGTCTGTTCCCAAACCTCAATCCTCACAAGTACCATTCAGCATCAATGGCAGGTTGA
- the LOC542114 gene encoding chloride channel protein CLC-c isoform X2: protein MDMDGNSPRRPPRRPEREGSYGYDIESMDGSGAGGPPPWSAHHNGSSEALLRYDDGGADRGSTQQPLLRKRTVNTTSQIAIVGANVCPIESLDYEVVENDLFKQDWRSRKKKQIFQYIVLKWSLVLLIGLLTGFVGFFNNLAVENIAGFKLLLTSDLMLKGRYIRAFFVYGGCNLVLAAAAAAICAYIAPAAAGSGIPEVKAYLNGVDAYSILAPSTLFVKIFGSILGVSAGFVLGKEGPMVHTGACIANLLGQGGSRKYHLTCNWLRYFKNDRDRRDLITCGSAAGVAAAFRAPVGGVLFALEEAASWWRSALLWRTFFTTAVVAVVLRGLIEFCRSGKCGLFGQGGLIMFDLSSTVAVYSTPDLIAIIVLGIIGGIFGGLFNYLLDKILRVYSIINERGAPFKILLTITISIITSMCSYGLPWLAACTPCPVDAVEQCPTVGRSGNYKNFQCPPGHYNGLASLFFNTNDDAIRNLFSNGTSTEFQMSSLFIFFTAIYCLGLVTYGIAVPSGLFIPVILAGATYGRIVGTLLGSISDLDPGLFALLGAASFLGGTMRMTVSVCVILLELTNDLPMLPLVMLVLLISKTIADSFNKGVYDQIVVMKGLPYMEAHAEPYMRHLVAGDVVSGPLITFSGVEKVGNIVHALRLTGHNGFPVLDEPPITETPELVGLVTRSHLLVLLNSKNFMKGRVKTSGSFVLRRFGAFDFAKPGSGKGLKIEDLDFTDEEMDMYVDLHPITNTSPYTVVETMSLAKAAILFRELGLRHLLVVPKTPDRPPIVGILTRHDFMPEHIHSLFPNLNPHKYHSASMAG, encoded by the exons ATGGACATGGACGGCAACTCCCCGCGGCGGCCTCCCCGCCGGCCTGAGCGGGAGGGGAGCTACGGCTACGACATCGAGAGCATGGACGGCTCCGGGGCCGGGGGCCCGCCGCCGTGGAGCGCGCACCACAACGGCTCCTCCGAGGCCCTGCTCCGCTACGACGACGGCGGCGCCGACCGCGGGAGCACGCAACAGCCGCTGCTGCGGAAGCGCACCGTGAACACGACCTCGCAGATCGCTATCGTCGGTGCCAACGTCTGCCCCATCGAGAGCTTGGACTACGA AGTCGTGGAGAATGACCTTTTCAAGCAGGACTggcgatcaagaaagaagaagcagATATTTCAGTACATCGTACTCAAGTGGAGCTTGGTGCTCCTTATTGGCCTATTAACTGGATTTGTCGGCTTCTTCAACAATCTTGCAGTTGAGAACATTGCTGGATTCAAATTGCTGCTCACGAGCGATCTTATGCTCAAGGGGAG GTATATTAGAGCATTTTTTGTGTATGGAGGTTGCAATTTAGTTttggcagcagctgcagcagcaatCTGTGCTTATATTGCACCTGCTGCTGCTGGGTCTGGTATTCCTGAAGTCAAAGCTTATCTTAATGGGGTTGATGCCTATTCTATATTAGCTCCTAGCACACTCTTTGTTAAG ATTTTTGGTTCAATACTTGGAGTTTCAGCTGGATTCGTGCTAGGAAAGGAAGGGCCCATGGTACAtacaggggcatgcattgccaacTTGCTTGGTCAGGGTGGATCACGCAAGTATCATCTTACTTGTAACTGGCTACGCTACTTTAAGAATGACAGAGACAGGAGAGATTTGATCACATGTGGATCTGCAGCTGGTGTGGCGGCTGCCTTCCGTGCACCTGTTGGCGGTGTTCTGTTTGCTCTTGAAGAAGCAGCATCATG GTGGCGAAGTGCTCTTTTGTGGAGAACATTCTTTACAACTGCTGTTGTTGCGGTGGTATTGAGGGGGCTGATTGAGTTCTGTCGTAGTGGAAAATGTGGTCTCTTTGGGCAAGGTGGATTGATCATGTTTGATCTCAGTTCAACTGTTGCAGTCTACAGTACTCCAGATCTAATTGCAATTATAGTCCTTGGGATAATTGGTGGAATCTTTGGAGGCCTCTTCAACTATCTGTTGGACAAGATCCTCCGAGTTTATAGTATTATCAACGA GAGAGGTGCTCCATTCAAGATCCTTCTCACTATAACAATATCAATAATCACATCAATGTGTTCCTATGGTCTTCCTTGGCTTGCTGCATGCACTCCATGCCCTGTTGATGCTGTGGAGCAGTGTCCCACTGTTGGCCGCTCCGGAAATTATAAGAACTTCCAATGCCCACCAGGACATTACAATGGTCTTGCATCACTCTTCTTCAACACAAATGATGATGCCATCCGCAATCTCTTCAGCAACGGCACATCGACTGAGTTCCAAATGTCATCTCTTTTCATCTTCTTCACTGCTATTTACTGCCTTGGACTAGTGACTTACGGTATTGCTGTCCCATCTGGTCTCTTTATCCCTGTTATTCTTGCTGGAGCCACGTATGGGCGCATAGTGGGAACTCTTCTTGGATCCATATCTGATCTTGATCCTGGCCTTTTTGCCCTACTTGGCGCAGCATCTTTTCTTGGTGGGACAATGAGAATGACTGTGTCAGTCTGTGTGATCCTTCTAGAGCTCACCAACGATCTCCCCATGCTCCCTTTAGTCATGCTTGTTCTTCTCATATCCAAGACCATAGCAGATAGCTTTAACAAGGGAGTTTATGATCAGATAGTGGTGATGAAAGGCTTGCCGTACATGGAGGCTCATGCTGAACCATACATGAGGCACTTGGTTGCTGGTGATGTGGTGTCTGGCCCACTAATCACCTTTTCTGGGGTTGAGAAGGTGGGGAACATTGTTCATGCATTAAGGTTAACGGGCCACAATGGTTTCCCTGTGCTTGATGAGCCACCCATAACGGAAACCCCGGAACTGGTTGGGCTTGTGACTAGGTCTCATTTATTAGTTTTGCTGAACAGCAAGAATTTCATGAAGGGACGGGTTAAAACTAGTGGTAGCTTCGTTCTGCGAAGATTTGGTGCATTTGACTTTGCGAAACCAGGTTCAGGTAAAGGTTTGAAAATTGAGGACCTGGATTTCACTGATGAGGAGATGGACATGTATGTGGATCTCCACCCGATCACAAATACATCACCTTACACAGTGGTTGAGACGATGTCACTGGCAAAAGCAGCAATCCTTTTCCGGGAACTTGGTTTGAGGCACCTTTTGGTTGTGCCAAAGACACCAGAC AGGCCTCCCATAGTCGGGATTCTCACAAGGCATGACTTCATGCCTGAGCACATTCACAGTCTGTTCCCAAACCTCAATCCTCACAAGTACCATTCAGCATCAATGGCAGGTTGA